Proteins found in one Miscanthus floridulus cultivar M001 chromosome 4, ASM1932011v1, whole genome shotgun sequence genomic segment:
- the LOC136548140 gene encoding uncharacterized protein: MEDFTLRLQSLASQLATFRKLIDEENVVAKLLCIISVNYAQLTLSIEMMLDLSTLSLEDVAGLLWCYKLHAVEDRVHAPLEKAKDSSKLLLIEEEWTACMEEKRWTGEGSSSRGGGGGNDKWCGKEPQGKKKKNTDPNAYRRYRKVGHRALESLKKKLEKKDEAHLAQVDSDDEHALLMGEYCAMQDNKVHLGIVRDELEQTWYLDSDASNHMTGCKATFSELHEAKMGTVKFSNGSWVSIRGHGTIVFWCQNGEHHALMDVYYIPPLHSSIFSLGQLDE; encoded by the exons ATGGAGGATTTCACGCTTCGGCTACAGTCGCTGGCCAGTCAATTGGCTACATTCAGGAAGCTGATAGACGAGGAGAATGTCGTCGCCAAGCTCCTCTGCATCATCTCGGTGAACTACGCCCAGCTCACGCTCTCCATCGagatgatgctggacttgtccaccctctcGCTTGAGGATGTGGCAGGGCTgctct ggtgttacaagctcCACGCGGTGGAGGACCGCGTGCATGCACCACTAGAGAAGGCCAAGGATAGCAgcaagctgctgctgatagaGGAAGAGTGGACCGCATGCATGGAGGAGAAGCGATGGACTGGGGAAGGCTCTTCCAGccgtggcggaggcggcggcaacgATAAGTGGTGCGGCAAGGAACCGCaagggaagaaaaagaagaacacCGACCCCAACGCCTACCGACGCTATAGGAAGGTGGGGCACAGGGCGCTGGAAAGCCTgaagaagaagctagagaagAAGGATGAGGCGCACTTGGCTCAGGTAGATAGCGACGATGAGCACGCGCTGCTGATGGGGGAGTATTGTGCAATGCAGGACAACAAA gtccatcttggcataGTCAGAGATGAGCTAGAGCAGACGTGGTACCTCGACTCTGATGCAAGCAACCACATGACCGGATGCAAGGCCACCTTCTCTGAGCTTCATGAGGCTAAGATGGGGACCGTCAAGTTTAGCAATGGCTCGTGGGTCAGCATCCGCGGCCATGGCACCATCGTCTTCtggtgccagaacggggagcaccacgCACTGATGGATGTTTATTACATCCCGCCACTGCATTCAAGCATCTTTAGCTTGGGGCAGCTGGACGAGTGA